The Oxalobacteraceae bacterium OTU3CINTB1 genome includes a window with the following:
- the argB gene encoding acetylglutamate kinase → MNDDLTAVSPQIKAQILAEALPYIRNFHGKTIVIKYGGNAMTDERLKHGFARDVILLKLVGMNPVVVHGGGPQIDNALKKIGKQGTFVQGMRITDEETMEVVEWVLGGEVQQDIVMLINHYGGQAVGLTGKDGGLIRAKKMAMPDKENPGQFLDIGFVGEIDAINPAVVKALQDDAFIPIISPIGFGQDGQAYNINADVVAGKIAEILKAEKLIMMTNIAGVQDKQGNLVTDLSAREIDEMFADGTISGGMLPKISSALDAAKSGVNTVHIIDGRIEHSLLLEVLTEQAFGTMIRSH, encoded by the coding sequence ATGAATGACGACTTGACCGCGGTGTCGCCGCAGATCAAGGCACAGATTCTGGCCGAGGCCCTGCCCTACATCCGCAATTTCCATGGCAAGACCATTGTCATCAAATACGGCGGCAATGCGATGACCGACGAGCGCCTGAAACATGGCTTCGCCCGTGATGTCATTTTGCTCAAACTGGTGGGCATGAATCCGGTCGTGGTGCACGGCGGCGGTCCGCAAATCGACAACGCGCTGAAAAAAATCGGCAAGCAGGGCACGTTCGTCCAAGGAATGCGCATCACCGACGAAGAAACCATGGAAGTGGTGGAGTGGGTGCTCGGCGGCGAAGTCCAGCAGGACATCGTGATGTTGATTAATCACTACGGCGGCCAGGCCGTGGGCCTGACCGGCAAGGACGGTGGCCTGATCCGCGCCAAGAAGATGGCGATGCCGGATAAGGAAAATCCAGGCCAGTTCCTCGACATCGGCTTCGTCGGCGAGATCGACGCGATCAACCCGGCCGTCGTCAAGGCGCTGCAGGACGACGCCTTCATCCCGATCATTTCGCCGATCGGCTTCGGCCAGGATGGCCAGGCGTACAACATCAACGCCGACGTCGTCGCCGGCAAAATCGCCGAAATCCTCAAGGCCGAAAAGCTGATCATGATGACCAACATCGCCGGCGTTCAGGACAAACAGGGCAACCTGGTAACCGACCTGTCGGCGCGCGAGATCGACGAGATGTTCGCCGACGGGACGATTTCCGGCGGTATGCTGCCTAAAATTTCATCAGCGCTGGACGCTGCGAAGTCCGGCGTCAACACGGTTCACATCATCGATGGGCGAATTGAACACTCTTTATTGCTCGAGGTGTTGACCGAACAGGCATTTGGAACTATGATCCGGTCTCACTGA
- a CDS encoding ABC transporter ATP-binding protein: MTPYLSVNNVEVIYDHVILVLKGVSLQVPQGKIVALLGANGAGKSTTLKTISTLLRGERGDVTKGDVQFKGERVDQLTPNELVKRGLSQVMEGRHCFGHLTIEENLLTGAYTRSLSRAELKESLDKVYHYFPRLKERRTSQAGYTSGGEQQMCAIGRALMAKPSMILLDEPSMGIAPQIVDEIFGIVKDLNGKENVSFLLAEQNTSIALRYADFGYILENGRVVMEGAAADLASNEDVKEFYLGVSGAGRKSFRDMKFYRRRKRWLA; the protein is encoded by the coding sequence ATGACGCCCTACCTGTCCGTCAACAACGTGGAAGTGATCTACGACCATGTGATCCTGGTGCTGAAGGGCGTGTCGCTGCAGGTCCCGCAAGGGAAAATCGTCGCGCTGCTGGGGGCCAACGGCGCCGGCAAATCGACCACCTTGAAGACCATTTCCACCTTGCTGCGCGGAGAGCGCGGCGACGTCACCAAAGGCGACGTGCAGTTCAAGGGCGAACGCGTCGACCAGCTCACGCCCAATGAACTGGTCAAGCGCGGCCTGTCGCAGGTGATGGAGGGCCGCCACTGCTTCGGCCACCTGACCATCGAGGAAAACCTGCTGACCGGCGCCTACACGCGCAGCCTGTCGCGCGCGGAGCTCAAGGAATCGCTGGACAAGGTATACCACTACTTCCCGCGATTGAAGGAGCGCCGCACCAGCCAGGCCGGCTACACCTCCGGCGGCGAGCAGCAGATGTGCGCGATCGGCCGGGCGCTGATGGCCAAGCCGTCAATGATTTTGCTGGACGAGCCGTCGATGGGCATCGCGCCGCAAATCGTCGACGAGATTTTCGGCATCGTGAAGGACTTGAACGGCAAGGAGAACGTATCCTTCCTGCTGGCCGAGCAGAACACCAGCATCGCGCTGCGCTACGCCGATTTCGGTTACATCCTGGAAAACGGCCGAGTGGTGATGGAAGGTGCGGCCGCCGACCTGGCCAGCAACGAGGACGTCAAGGAGTTCTACCTCGGCGTGTCCGGCGCGGGCCGCAAGAGCTTCCGCGACATGAAATTTTACCGCCGCCGCAAACGCTGGCTGGCCTGA
- a CDS encoding PHB depolymerase family esterase, protein MKLPFMSSVRSAAQKLINKGATAAVQKAMESMVELQQKQQQQRAAGPQPASPSAPQPSSQPHMRDINPPPEYVAPRSAPQPAADSARVHTESAAKPTAQAATEPPQQATPASMPNPATNPTEYAQDMLNRMGIKIDLQSMDLQSNFGMDMGSFMNPTQAAPLPEGAKFISGSYANHAGSRNYKLYVPSTYTGQAMPLLVMLHGCTQNPDDFAAGTQMNQVAEEMGCFVAYPEQTSGANHSKCWNWFNAIDQQHGQGEPSIIAGIAQQIIDEYPVNERQVYVAGLSAGGAMAVIVGTLYPELFAAVGVHSGLPFASAQDLPSALSAMKRGASSSRKAGNGSQPIIVFHGDSDTTVNPRNGEQVIEQSLHSHKGAPSIQSGSVPNGYRYTQTTHTKADGSPLGEHWVVHGAGHAWSGGSSHGTYTDAKGPDASREMVRFFRTVS, encoded by the coding sequence ATGAAATTACCGTTTATGTCGAGCGTGCGCAGTGCCGCACAAAAGCTCATTAACAAGGGCGCCACGGCCGCCGTGCAAAAAGCCATGGAAAGCATGGTCGAACTGCAGCAAAAGCAGCAGCAACAACGCGCCGCCGGGCCACAACCGGCATCGCCGTCGGCGCCCCAGCCGTCGTCGCAACCGCATATGCGTGACATTAATCCGCCGCCGGAATACGTGGCGCCGCGTTCGGCGCCGCAACCGGCCGCCGACAGCGCGCGCGTTCACACCGAATCGGCGGCGAAACCGACCGCCCAAGCTGCGACTGAACCGCCGCAGCAGGCCACGCCGGCCAGCATGCCCAATCCGGCCACCAATCCAACCGAGTACGCGCAGGACATGTTGAACCGGATGGGCATCAAGATCGATTTGCAGTCCATGGATCTGCAGTCCAACTTTGGCATGGACATGGGTTCGTTCATGAATCCCACCCAGGCCGCGCCGCTGCCGGAAGGCGCAAAGTTCATCAGCGGCAGCTACGCCAACCACGCCGGCAGCCGCAATTACAAGTTGTATGTGCCGTCGACCTACACCGGCCAGGCCATGCCGCTGCTGGTCATGCTGCACGGCTGCACGCAGAACCCCGACGATTTCGCCGCCGGCACGCAAATGAACCAGGTGGCCGAGGAAATGGGCTGCTTCGTCGCCTATCCGGAGCAAACGTCCGGCGCCAACCACTCGAAGTGCTGGAACTGGTTCAATGCCATCGACCAGCAGCATGGCCAGGGCGAGCCATCCATCATCGCCGGCATCGCGCAGCAGATCATCGACGAATATCCGGTCAACGAGCGCCAGGTGTATGTGGCCGGACTGTCGGCCGGCGGCGCGATGGCCGTCATCGTCGGCACCCTGTACCCCGAGCTGTTCGCGGCGGTGGGCGTGCATTCGGGTCTGCCGTTCGCCTCGGCGCAGGATTTGCCGTCGGCGCTGAGCGCCATGAAGCGCGGCGCCAGCAGCTCGCGCAAGGCCGGCAATGGCTCGCAGCCGATCATCGTGTTCCACGGCGATAGCGACACCACCGTCAATCCGCGCAACGGCGAGCAGGTGATCGAGCAGAGCCTGCACAGCCACAAGGGCGCGCCGTCGATCCAGTCGGGCAGCGTGCCGAATGGCTATCGCTACACGCAGACGACGCACACCAAGGCCGACGGCTCGCCGCTGGGCGAACATTGGGTGGTGCATGGCGCCGGCCACGCATGGTCGGGCGGCAGCTCCCACGGCACCTACACCGACGCCAAGGGGCCGGACGCCAGCCGTGAGATGGTGCGGTTTTTCCGCACGGTGAGCTAG
- a CDS encoding DUF1289 domain-containing protein produces the protein MSDPTNLALPGAAPELASPVPSPCVSLCKMDAERRYCMGCLRTIEEIVNWSKADDDYKRGVWAEIRRRELTVNFDDDFAE, from the coding sequence ATGAGTGATCCAACTAACTTAGCCCTTCCAGGCGCTGCTCCCGAGCTCGCCTCCCCAGTCCCGTCGCCCTGCGTCAGCCTGTGCAAGATGGATGCCGAGCGCCGTTATTGCATGGGATGCCTGCGCACCATCGAGGAAATCGTTAACTGGTCCAAGGCGGACGACGACTACAAGCGGGGCGTCTGGGCCGAAATCCGCCGGCGCGAGCTGACGGTGAATTTCGACGACGATTTCGCGGAATGA
- a CDS encoding AMP-binding protein yields the protein MTDTLDSLEVRPPEQRERELMARLPQLVARAKAAAGWSRILRDVNAADITSRAALATLPVTRKSELHALQKLQPPFGGLNTTPVGQLARLYMSPGPIFDPEGKGKDWWRFARPMYAAGVRPGGLLQNCFSYHFTPAAFMVEGGAARIGCTVIPAGSGQTEMQVQAISELRPDTYVGTPSFLKIIIEKAQEMGADISSMTKALMGAEALPESLREWFADNGVPHVLQTYASADIGSIAFETRSGDVRHPGMVLDEDVILEIVRPGSGDPVAAGEIGEVVVTVFNPDYPLIRFATGDLSAVLTGVPDSPCGRTNTRIKGWMGRADQTTKVRAMFVHPSQLHEVTRRHPEIVKARLVVSGRMAQDVMTLHCEVADPATASDAAIVESIRELTKLRGEVRFTAIGSLPGDGKVIDDVRDYT from the coding sequence ATGACGGATACCCTGGACAGCCTGGAAGTACGCCCCCCCGAACAACGCGAGCGCGAACTGATGGCGCGCCTGCCGCAACTGGTTGCGCGCGCAAAGGCTGCCGCCGGCTGGTCGCGCATCCTGCGGGACGTGAACGCGGCCGACATCACCAGCCGCGCCGCGCTGGCGACTTTGCCGGTGACGCGCAAATCCGAACTGCACGCGCTGCAAAAACTCCAGCCTCCGTTCGGCGGCCTGAATACCACGCCGGTGGGGCAGTTGGCGCGCCTGTACATGTCACCCGGGCCGATCTTCGACCCCGAAGGCAAAGGCAAGGACTGGTGGCGCTTTGCCCGTCCCATGTACGCGGCCGGCGTGCGTCCCGGAGGTTTGCTGCAAAACTGCTTCTCCTATCATTTCACGCCGGCGGCTTTCATGGTCGAAGGCGGCGCCGCGCGCATCGGCTGCACCGTCATCCCGGCGGGCAGCGGCCAGACCGAGATGCAGGTGCAAGCGATCAGCGAACTGCGGCCTGACACCTACGTCGGCACGCCTTCCTTCCTGAAGATCATCATCGAGAAGGCGCAGGAAATGGGGGCCGACATCAGCAGCATGACCAAAGCGCTGATGGGCGCCGAGGCGCTGCCCGAATCGCTGCGCGAGTGGTTCGCCGACAACGGCGTGCCGCATGTGCTGCAAACCTACGCCTCCGCCGATATCGGCAGCATCGCCTTCGAAACGCGCAGCGGCGACGTGCGCCACCCCGGCATGGTGCTCGATGAAGACGTGATCCTGGAAATCGTCCGTCCCGGCAGCGGCGATCCGGTGGCCGCCGGCGAAATCGGCGAGGTGGTGGTCACCGTTTTCAATCCGGACTATCCGCTGATCCGCTTCGCCACCGGCGACCTGTCGGCGGTGTTGACCGGCGTGCCCGATTCGCCGTGCGGCCGCACCAACACCCGCATCAAGGGCTGGATGGGCCGCGCCGACCAGACCACCAAGGTGCGCGCGATGTTCGTCCATCCGTCGCAGTTGCACGAGGTGACACGCCGCCATCCCGAAATCGTCAAGGCGCGGCTGGTGGTCTCCGGCCGCATGGCGCAGGACGTGATGACCTTGCACTGCGAGGTGGCCGATCCCGCCACCGCCAGCGACGCGGCCATCGTCGAATCGATCCGCGAGCTCACCAAATTGCGCGGCGAGGTGCGCTTCACCGCCATCGGCAGCCTGCCCGGCGACGGCAAGGTGATCGACGACGTAAGGGATTACACGTAG
- a CDS encoding ABC transporter substrate-binding protein: MKIMASFVIGAALVATIAPALAQQAAGQYVALPSYRVGPYAAGGSGFYGGIIDYFNLVNLAGGINGVKIGWEECETEYNPSRGVECYERLKTKNGGATLVEPLSTGVAYGVLDRLPTDKIPMTMIGYGRSDAANGKVFPYVFPLITSYWNQAAGMIKYLGDKNGGMDKLKGKKIVHLYHDSAFGKEPLPVLEALSKQYGFELIKIPVTPPGSEQQSQWLQIRQAKPDHVILWGWGSMNAVAIKTAQRNGFPREKMLGVWWAGSEEDTVPAGDAAKGYSAMTFNTPGNYPVMDDIRKKLYEAGKGNLADRNRIGSVYHMRGVSAAILWVEAMRTAQEKFGKGKAVTGEQMRWGLENLNVDEARQKAIGALGMLPVVKTSCDDHEGSGAVKVQQWDGKKWNAITPNWVVGDKALTRKLLEESSAAYAAEKKITPACAK; encoded by the coding sequence ATGAAAATCATGGCATCGTTTGTAATTGGCGCCGCACTTGTCGCAACCATCGCGCCCGCGCTGGCGCAGCAGGCCGCCGGACAGTACGTCGCCCTTCCCTCCTACCGCGTCGGCCCTTACGCGGCGGGCGGTTCCGGTTTTTACGGAGGCATCATCGACTACTTCAACCTGGTCAACCTGGCGGGCGGCATCAATGGCGTCAAGATCGGCTGGGAGGAATGCGAAACCGAATACAACCCGTCGCGCGGCGTCGAATGCTACGAGCGGCTGAAGACCAAGAACGGCGGTGCGACTCTGGTCGAACCGCTGTCCACCGGCGTCGCCTACGGTGTGCTCGACCGCCTGCCGACCGATAAAATCCCGATGACGATGATCGGCTACGGCCGTTCCGACGCCGCCAACGGCAAGGTCTTCCCCTACGTCTTCCCGCTCATCACCAGCTACTGGAACCAGGCCGCCGGCATGATCAAGTACCTGGGCGACAAAAACGGCGGCATGGACAAACTCAAAGGCAAAAAGATCGTCCACCTGTACCACGACTCGGCCTTCGGCAAGGAGCCGTTGCCGGTGCTGGAGGCGCTGTCCAAGCAGTATGGCTTTGAACTGATCAAAATCCCCGTCACGCCGCCGGGCAGCGAGCAGCAGTCGCAATGGCTGCAAATCCGCCAGGCCAAGCCGGACCACGTGATCCTGTGGGGCTGGGGTTCGATGAACGCGGTGGCGATCAAGACCGCGCAGCGCAACGGCTTCCCGCGCGAGAAAATGCTCGGGGTGTGGTGGGCGGGGTCGGAAGAAGACACCGTGCCGGCCGGCGACGCCGCCAAGGGCTACAGCGCGATGACCTTCAACACCCCTGGCAACTACCCGGTGATGGACGACATCAGAAAAAAACTCTACGAAGCCGGCAAGGGTAATCTGGCGGACCGCAACCGCATCGGCTCCGTGTACCACATGCGCGGCGTCAGCGCGGCCATCCTGTGGGTGGAGGCGATGCGCACCGCGCAGGAGAAGTTCGGCAAAGGCAAAGCGGTCACCGGCGAACAAATGCGCTGGGGCCTGGAAAACCTCAACGTCGACGAAGCGCGTCAGAAGGCTATCGGCGCGCTCGGCATGCTACCGGTGGTGAAGACCAGCTGCGACGATCATGAGGGCTCCGGCGCGGTGAAGGTCCAGCAATGGGACGGCAAAAAATGGAATGCCATCACGCCCAACTGGGTGGTGGGCGACAAGGCGCTGACCCGCAAGCTGTTGGAAGAAAGCTCCGCAGCCTACGCGGCCGAGAAAAAAATCACCCCGGCCTGCGCAAAATGA
- a CDS encoding tetratricopeptide repeat protein, with the protein MMNKVRALSLSLSMSFSLLCFAPTATAQIPINDAAAALVKQGDMQLSQRKPGEALRSFEAAVKADATSSVPLSRLANAIYVLSIVQPDAEKKNQWRAQSEAVARQALKLEPRDPIAQEVLRMLSEEKPAPLHVPTEQASNLKREAEQLFIAGKLDEAREKYLQAAQADPLYSTAWIYAGDCYFAQKKYAEAEELFRKGVTIEPLNSQGWRFLFDALAYQGKRAAAEEALFNGIAAQPSQMPNWGKLAHMRAAAGTPLKPLGLVRKVGVTLEPATGKPSVQLDSTFSGGPGEQKTADGGAWLMLGMREAAIRVKNREDNIASTPFAIELASWEGAMKAASEIEAKGGEALTDPGLIAMQTLAKADQLEAGLLILRYKESYRPEFEAWKKAHPNGIRKFVDTWGLQP; encoded by the coding sequence ATGATGAATAAAGTGCGCGCGCTGTCGCTGTCCCTCTCCATGTCTTTTTCGTTGCTGTGCTTCGCGCCCACGGCCACCGCGCAAATACCCATCAACGACGCTGCCGCCGCGCTGGTCAAGCAAGGCGACATGCAGCTGTCCCAGCGCAAGCCCGGGGAGGCATTGCGCAGCTTTGAAGCGGCCGTGAAGGCGGATGCGACATCCTCCGTGCCCTTGTCGCGGCTGGCAAACGCAATCTACGTTTTATCGATAGTGCAACCCGACGCCGAGAAAAAAAACCAATGGCGCGCGCAGTCGGAGGCCGTCGCGCGGCAGGCGTTGAAGCTTGAACCGCGCGATCCGATTGCGCAGGAGGTGCTGCGCATGCTCTCCGAGGAAAAGCCGGCGCCGTTGCACGTGCCGACCGAGCAGGCGTCAAACCTGAAGCGTGAAGCCGAACAGCTGTTCATCGCCGGAAAACTGGACGAGGCGCGCGAAAAATACCTGCAGGCGGCGCAGGCCGACCCGTTGTATTCCACCGCCTGGATTTACGCCGGCGATTGCTACTTCGCGCAGAAAAAATATGCCGAGGCCGAGGAGCTTTTCCGCAAGGGCGTGACGATCGAGCCGTTGAATAGCCAGGGCTGGCGCTTCCTGTTCGACGCGCTGGCGTACCAGGGCAAGCGCGCGGCCGCCGAGGAGGCGCTGTTCAACGGGATCGCCGCGCAACCGAGCCAGATGCCCAACTGGGGCAAGCTGGCACACATGCGCGCGGCGGCCGGCACGCCGCTGAAGCCCTTGGGTTTGGTGCGCAAGGTCGGCGTGACGCTTGAACCGGCAACCGGCAAGCCGTCCGTCCAACTCGATTCCACTTTCAGCGGCGGGCCGGGCGAGCAGAAAACGGCCGATGGCGGGGCGTGGCTGATGCTGGGCATGAGAGAGGCGGCCATCCGCGTTAAAAATCGCGAGGACAATATCGCCAGCACGCCGTTCGCCATCGAGCTGGCGTCATGGGAGGGGGCGATGAAAGCGGCCAGCGAAATCGAGGCCAAGGGCGGCGAAGCGCTCACCGATCCAGGCTTGATCGCCATGCAGACATTGGCCAAGGCCGATCAGCTGGAGGCGGGCCTTCTGATCTTGCGGTACAAGGAATCCTACCGCCCCGAGTTCGAGGCGTGGAAGAAGGCGCATCCCAACGGTATTCGCAAATTCGTCGATACGTGGGGGCTGCAGCCCTAG
- a CDS encoding nitronate monooxygenase family protein, whose protein sequence is MALPAALQNLSLPVIASPMFIASGPALVAAQCKAGIVGSFPALNARPAEMLDVWLTDLQKELADYQIANPDKRVGPIAVNQIVHQSNDRLAHDVEVCVKHQVPIIISSLRAPPKEMLDAIHSYGGIVMHDIVSIRHAEKALEAGVDGLILVASGAGGHAGTLSPFALVGEVRKFFKGPIALSGAIATGDAILAAQAMGADFAYIGSRWLATKESNVSDDYRDAIVESSAADIVYSSLFTGVHGNYLKKSIINAGLDPDALPQADKSSMNFGSSSAKAWRDIWGAGQGVGLMDDVPTTAEMVARLKAEYDAARARLAL, encoded by the coding sequence ATGGCCCTGCCTGCAGCGTTGCAAAATCTTTCACTCCCAGTAATCGCCTCCCCGATGTTCATCGCCAGCGGTCCCGCGCTGGTGGCGGCGCAGTGCAAGGCCGGCATCGTCGGCTCTTTCCCGGCGCTGAACGCCCGTCCGGCGGAAATGCTCGACGTCTGGCTGACCGACCTGCAAAAGGAACTGGCCGATTACCAGATCGCCAATCCGGACAAGCGCGTGGGTCCGATCGCCGTCAACCAGATCGTCCACCAGTCGAACGACCGACTGGCGCATGACGTCGAAGTCTGCGTCAAGCACCAGGTTCCGATCATCATCTCGTCGCTGCGCGCGCCGCCGAAGGAAATGCTGGACGCGATCCACAGCTACGGCGGCATCGTCATGCACGACATCGTATCGATCCGCCACGCCGAAAAAGCGCTGGAAGCCGGCGTCGATGGCCTGATCTTGGTCGCCAGCGGCGCCGGTGGCCACGCCGGCACCTTGTCGCCGTTCGCGCTGGTGGGCGAAGTGCGCAAATTCTTCAAAGGCCCGATCGCCCTGTCCGGCGCGATCGCCACCGGCGACGCTATTTTGGCGGCGCAGGCGATGGGCGCCGACTTCGCGTACATCGGTTCGCGCTGGCTCGCGACGAAGGAATCGAACGTCAGCGACGACTACCGCGACGCCATCGTCGAATCGTCGGCCGCCGACATCGTTTATTCGAGCCTGTTCACGGGCGTGCATGGCAACTACCTGAAGAAATCCATCATCAACGCCGGCCTCGATCCGGACGCGCTGCCGCAGGCCGACAAGAGCTCGATGAACTTCGGCTCCAGCAGTGCCAAGGCATGGCGCGACATCTGGGGCGCCGGCCAGGGCGTGGGCCTGATGGACGACGTACCGACCACCGCGGAAATGGTCGCGCGCCTGAAAGCCGAATACGACGCGGCCCGCGCACGCCTCGCGCTCTAA
- a CDS encoding cysteine-rich CWC family protein: MSTCSRCGAEFSCAMVDADPATAAQPCWCTYLPAALPVPSAPGASCWCPACLKQHIADTEPNQTPEARRAD; this comes from the coding sequence ATGAGTACCTGCTCGCGTTGCGGCGCCGAATTCTCGTGCGCCATGGTGGACGCCGATCCCGCCACGGCGGCCCAGCCCTGCTGGTGTACCTATCTGCCGGCGGCGTTGCCGGTGCCGTCGGCGCCGGGCGCCAGTTGCTGGTGCCCGGCGTGCCTGAAACAGCATATCGCCGACACGGAACCGAACCAGACCCCGGAGGCACGTAGGGCGGATTAG
- a CDS encoding hypoxanthine-guanine phosphoribosyltransferase codes for MQDFHHNRARALLENAEELFNKETVDGAVTAMADTLNARFNQADSEEFPLVLGVMGGAVVFTGNLLPQLTFPLEFDYIHVSRYGDDDQGGQVVWKVVPRSNVAGRVVIVLDDILDEGETLAHVKQRLLDMGAAEVVLAVFADKAIGKPKPVKADIVGITIPNRFVVGFGMDAYGYWRNLPGLWAIQTEKQ; via the coding sequence ATGCAAGACTTCCACCACAACCGCGCCCGCGCCCTGCTGGAGAACGCGGAAGAACTGTTCAATAAAGAGACCGTCGACGGCGCCGTCACCGCGATGGCGGACACCCTCAACGCCCGCTTCAACCAGGCCGACAGCGAGGAATTCCCGCTGGTGCTGGGGGTGATGGGCGGCGCGGTGGTCTTCACCGGCAACCTGCTGCCGCAGCTGACGTTCCCGCTCGAATTCGACTACATCCACGTCAGCCGCTACGGCGACGACGACCAGGGCGGACAAGTGGTGTGGAAAGTGGTGCCGCGTTCGAACGTGGCCGGCCGCGTCGTCATCGTGTTGGACGATATCCTGGACGAAGGCGAAACGCTGGCCCACGTCAAACAGCGCCTGCTGGACATGGGCGCGGCCGAAGTGGTGCTGGCCGTCTTCGCCGACAAGGCGATCGGCAAGCCCAAGCCGGTCAAGGCGGACATCGTCGGCATCACGATCCCGAACCGCTTCGTGGTCGGATTCGGCATGGACGCATACGGCTACTGGCGCAATTTGCCCGGCCTGTGGGCGATCCAGACCGAGAAGCAGTAA
- a CDS encoding MBL fold metallo-hydrolase yields MIALPASIQVFERGWLSSNNVLLLGRDDTALIDTGYLTHAPQTLALVRHALQGRHLDLVLNTHLHSDHCGGNAALQAHYGSRIAIPVAEADKVRDWDVDALSFKATGQRCERFTFDTTIAPGDVLAFGGMEWQALGAPGHDPHSLIFYCPQERVLVSADALWENGFGVIFPELEGESGFAEERATLDVIAGLDVRLVIPGHGRPFGDVEGALARARSRLAYLEADPVRNAQNAIKVLLKFLLLERQRIALSEVPALLLAMPVFEAANARFLKETPEALGTWAIKQLVRSLAARIEGEHLLNQ; encoded by the coding sequence ATGATCGCGCTGCCGGCCTCGATCCAGGTGTTCGAGCGGGGCTGGCTGTCCTCCAACAACGTGCTGTTGTTGGGACGCGACGACACGGCCTTGATCGACACCGGCTACCTGACCCACGCGCCGCAAACGCTGGCGTTGGTGCGGCACGCCTTGCAAGGCCGGCATCTCGACCTGGTGCTCAACACCCACCTGCATTCCGACCATTGCGGCGGCAACGCCGCGCTGCAGGCGCATTACGGCAGCCGGATCGCGATTCCGGTCGCCGAGGCGGACAAGGTGCGGGACTGGGATGTCGACGCGCTCAGTTTCAAGGCCACGGGCCAGCGCTGCGAGCGATTCACCTTCGACACGACCATCGCGCCGGGCGACGTGCTGGCCTTTGGCGGAATGGAGTGGCAGGCGCTGGGCGCGCCGGGGCACGATCCGCATTCGCTGATTTTTTACTGTCCGCAGGAGCGCGTGCTGGTGTCGGCGGACGCGCTGTGGGAAAACGGCTTCGGCGTGATTTTCCCGGAGCTCGAAGGCGAATCCGGTTTCGCGGAGGAGCGGGCCACGCTCGATGTCATCGCGGGGCTGGATGTGCGGCTGGTGATTCCGGGGCATGGCCGGCCGTTCGGCGATGTGGAGGGCGCGCTGGCGCGGGCCAGATCCCGCCTGGCATATCTGGAGGCGGACCCCGTGCGCAACGCGCAGAACGCCATCAAGGTTCTGCTGAAGTTCTTGCTGCTGGAGCGGCAGCGGATAGCGTTGAGCGAAGTGCCGGCGCTGCTGCTGGCGATGCCGGTATTCGAAGCGGCCAATGCGCGCTTTTTGAAGGAGACGCCGGAAGCGCTGGGAACATGGGCGATAAAACAGCTAGTAAGGAGCCTGGCGGCCCGCATCGAAGGTGAGCACTTACTTAACCAGTGA
- a CDS encoding CopG family transcriptional regulator has translation MAKQELKLKTAESEKITINLGPIDLGQIDLLVQEGFYSNRTDLIRTAIRNQLNEHADVVKQTVARKSLVLGMQHYTRSDLEAVQAAGQRLQIQVLGLASIASDVSVELALATIDSIFVLGSLHASAVIKTALAQRIH, from the coding sequence ATGGCTAAGCAAGAACTAAAACTGAAGACCGCCGAGTCGGAAAAGATCACGATCAACCTCGGGCCCATCGACCTGGGGCAGATCGATTTGCTGGTGCAGGAGGGGTTTTACTCCAACCGCACCGATTTGATCCGGACGGCGATCCGCAATCAGTTAAACGAGCACGCCGACGTGGTGAAGCAAACGGTGGCGCGCAAAAGCCTGGTGCTCGGAATGCAACATTACACCCGCTCGGATCTTGAAGCGGTGCAGGCGGCCGGCCAGCGGCTGCAGATACAGGTACTTGGTTTGGCCAGCATCGCCAGCGACGTTTCGGTCGAACTGGCACTGGCGACCATCGATTCGATTTTTGTATTAGGTTCGCTCCACGCCAGCGCGGTGATCAAAACCGCGTTAGCCCAACGAATCCACTAA